Part of the Rana temporaria chromosome 11, aRanTem1.1, whole genome shotgun sequence genome, aaaaaggaaaagacatTCTACAATAAGAAATACGATccctgggaaaaaataaaataaaataaaaaaaggtgataCTACGGAATGCCTATTTTAACCAAAAGTTTTACTTTTAAGTAtaaacagtttttatttattttttttccattttaaagcATTAGCAATTCTCAGGAAATacagtacacttttttttttatttatccaaATTTTGTTTTAACCCTTTGAGCACTGAGAATGGTTTAAGTAATCATCGTttcataataataaatacattttctttaaaaaaaaaaaatgaaaagaaaaaaggcatttttgtgcaaaataaaaaaaaagaaaagaaaaaataaacagtgCCAATTACATATCCGTGTGGCTTCAGTTATCACTGGGAACAAAATGAAATGACATCGCTAATAAATATGCATAATTTAAAAACATGAACTTTTAACAATATAGATGTATAGTCtaacaattatatttttttgttttagaataatagtttttgaatattttataaagaatttgttttttttttacgttgcatCCTTTGAATAATTTACAATGCttgggtgtttaaaaaaaaaaaaaaaaaagaagtcagttgcaaaaaaaaagaacaaaaaaaaaacaaaaacatgaatTTTCTGTCATTCGAGAGGTTCATTAaaaaaagatcttttttttttacactatacaTAGGCACAGTTTATGTAAAATGGGTATActgcatcagaaaaaaaaaaaaaaaacaccagttaaAAATGTCAGGGGTGGGAAGGGCAAGTTGCCTTCAAACGTCAATCACAATCTCCAAAATGCAAgttttgtacattatatacacagtTTTAATTCCTTTCTTGGTCACGGGATTGCAAACCAATAGGTCCCAGTGGATGTCTAAATATTTCAGTATCAAAGGAGACCGCAGTTTCTAGAACCATTTTTCAAAGCGAATCTGAgccagcattctttttttttttttttttttttatctagaaaaaaaataaatataaaaaaaaaaaaatattccccaaTTAACATAAAATAGTGCTCCAAAGTACTCAGAGGGCTAAAGGTTAATTTGCTGAAAAATACTAGTACACGGGTCAAAATGAAAAATAGTGTACCAGATTTTAAAgatagaaatgcttaaataaactGTCTTTTAATTCATGCAGCCGGTGCACAGCTTATCCAATTTGCGCAAGTTTGCAAACTCTTATCGAGGGGGGTGGGCACTATAACCTTCATATGTAACAAGAGCCGTTTATGCACCTCTATTAAACGCTATACAGTTTTACAAAACAAGTTTGTgcgcccccccttccccttcccccagaGTAACTCTCCAGAGCTAAAATTAGGAACGTGTgccaagtctttttttttagctttaaggCTTTTTCCTGACAGTTCCTCAAAGCAAATTGCAGTcaattttataataataataataataaaaaaaaagcaaatgctACTGCTTTTCCATCTCTGCCACATAGAGAAGATGATCTTCCGGGGACTTCCCATGTGTTTTACTCAAGTGAAGTTTCACAGCATGCTTGCTTGCAAATGTCCGGTTGCAAAGCTTGCACTGGTAGGTGGACCCGGTCTCTTCTTCGGGAGAGGAGGCCACTAGCTTTTCGGAGGGGGACTTGGTGTGTGCTAACTGATTATGTATCTGTTCACTGGACAGTTTAGATAAGTCCCTTATTCTGAAACCTAAGTGGGATTCAAGGTGACTGATGTAGGTGGAGGGAGTCCTGATTTGCGAGGCACAGTCATTACAAAAAAACACCGGGTGCCCCGTATCTAAGTTCTTAAGGAATTTTGTCCCACCTGTCCTTCTCAGCTGGTATTTTACATTGGCTAGCCAGTGGCTGATGGTGGTCATGGAGAGTCCCGTAAACCGGGAAATGTGCATTCTCTCTTGGGGGCTCAAGTCGGACATGACGTACTTCCCCTCCGAGGTCTGTCGCAAGCTCGCGGCAAACTGGGCTTGCAGGATGAGCAAGTGTTGCGGATTCCAGTTGGACTGTCGCCCTTTCCTCTTCTGAGCTGGTGTGTTTTCCTCCGGTTCTTCTATTGTGGTACCGTCAATGTCAGATTTCTCAGAGATGCTGGTAGGTGTAGAAGATTTTGATGTGTGGCTTTCTGTCAGGTTCTTCAGCATATCAGAGATATCTGACAAGGCATTCTCGCGCAGCGGTGAGTTTGACATGAATGACACGACTGCAGATGTCTTTGCCGTTGTCACTGTAGATGAAGAAGATGCGGTAGACGACGACGTGGATGACAAAAGCGCTGAAGCCAGAGAGCAGTTTTTGTCACTCTTCCCTTTCGTCAAATCTATGGGCTGGTCATTGTTGACATGATAAAAATAACGGTCTGTTAGGTGGTCGTTTTTTTTGGCTTGGATAGGTGGCGTGGCTATGGCAGCCTTTTCTGCCAAGCTGTTACTCATTTTAAACAACATGCTCATTGGGTCCAGAGCCGGTAGAGATGGCTTAGCTGCCTTGCCAAGGTGAAGGTTCATAACCGACTGCAGTGCGCTTAATGGATTGACAAAGGGTTGCTCAGGAGGATGATCTGTTATTATAGCTGTACTGCTACTTAAGCTGCCAATAATGGACTTGATGTGGTCTTTGCCGTTTACTTCTGGCTCAGGGGTAGGGCTCTCCTTGCAGTTGTCTTTTGGCGGAGCCGGACTGTTTTGCTGGCTTTTAAATACGATGTCGTTTAAAATATCAGACTTTAGAGGTTCGCTGACCTCGCTTCCGCTGGGGGACGGCGTCGCCCGCTTGATTGGAGAAAACCTCTCCTCTGGTTCCTTCATTTTCTCTTCCACTTTGGCCACCTTTTCCGTCACCTTTTTGACTAGCTCCTCCATGGCATGGAAATTTGTTTTTGGCACAGGTGAGGTCTGGCTGCTCGGTGAAGGGATTAGGGGCTGATTTTTGGAAGGTGACATGACGTCGTTATTTCCAAACATTGGTTTCAGTGAAGTACTTTTTCCTGAGGAACCTAATGATAACTTCATCATGTTGGGAAGTTGGTAAGCAGCGTGGATGCTTGGGTAACCCCCCCAGCTTGGTGTGCCATTCTGAGCTTTATTTATAGCAGAAGTCACTGTGTTTTCTAAAGATTTAAGAATGTCTAACCCCCCTTTAGGACTCTCTTCCAAATCATGTTCTGTAAGGTAATGATATTTAGAAGTGACGTTAAACTTTTCCTCCTCCTCgtttcccttttctttctcctTAATTTTGTCATCCGTGATGACTTTGTCTTTGTCAACCTCTTTTTTAATCTCGACAGTCAGTTTTGGCGACAGAGAGGCACCGTTATTGGGTGGGGGTGTAAATGTGGTGGCGGCTAGTGGCACAGATTGGACCTTCTCGTCTATAACCGAGTTTGGGGTAATTGGGGATTCAATGACGGGCTTTCCTTTCTTAAGGGCAGAATTAGTCACTTTTATAAAATGTCCCGTGACCATCATGTGGCCAGTAAGTTCTTGTAGGGTGTCATGGGAGCTACCACATTCCATGCATTTGAGAATCTGAGATTTCCTAGCTTCAAAATGCCAAGCGTAGCTGGCTCCGTTCTGGTGTCCATACCGGTTATTTGGTGTTATATATGGGTTGGAGTTCTTTTGCAAAGTATCGTTGGAATCTAGAATTGTTGCTTTTGGCGTCCCCCCTGTTGAGTCGGGAGAACTTGGAAGTTCGAGTTCTAGAGACAGTTTTTTTCTAGAAGCCGGAACAATTTTTGCTGCTACGGGAGTAACAGGTTCTTTAAGAGGCACTTTTTGGTAATGTTTCGTTTTAATCATGTGAACGCTGAGGTCCTGAAGGGATTCGAAGGAATGCCCGCAGTACATACACTTCAAAACTTTTTGGGCATCTTCTTTCCCTTCCATTTCAAGTAATGACCGTTTACGAGGTTTCGACCACCGTCTGGGGTTTTTGTTATCGTTTGCATGGTTGTCATCTCTATAGTGTCCTGTTTCATTCATGTGAACCGTTAACTCAACCAAAGTATCGTAGGCGGCGCTACAGTCTTTGCAACGGAACTTACTGGCTCCCGTAAAAATCGAACCGTAGAGTTTGCTGCTCTGCCGGTACAACTGGACGGTGCTGAAGAGGCTTGGCTCGGGGAGTGCTCTGCATTGGGACACTTGCTGTAGAGTTTTGGCCACGGCCGTCTGGTGCCAGTCAAAGCTTCCGCTTCCACAGCTACTgctgctactgctgctgctgccgctacTGGCGTTGTTTTTCTCCGGCGTCGTCTGATGAAGGTTTAAACTGATGTTTGACCAGTAAGAATTGGAAAGGAAATTATTGTACACGGCTTTCATCTGCTCCAAACTGTCGGACACACTGGAGTCCTCGAGAGGGGCCAAcaactccttggtttcctcctcgTTTTTGATGGAGCTGCTTTCAAAGTCCGTCAGGCGGTCACTGGTCTCGCTGACGTGAGACTCGCTGTCCATCTCATGGCTGGAAAATTCACCAGCTGGGGAGTGCTGGTAGCCCGGAGAAGTCTTGGCAAAATCCGTTTCTGGGCAAGCATACTTCGCCGAAGGTTCTCCGTCCGCAACGGAGTCCTCAACCTCGCCATCGTCATCGAGCGCGGCCGCCTTCAGTTCATCAGACACGTAGGCTACAaaggaagaagaaataaaaaaagaattagagACTGCTGTGACCTTAATAAAAGTTAAATACAATTCATCACAAGTTACATATAAGAAAACGGCAGAGCATttacatttaataaataaataaaatacagcgttttttttttttttcctccgagAAAAATAGCTAAAaggagtgataaaaaaaaaaaaactcttcaaacATAATTTGCCACCTTATTCTTCTCAAGGGGCAACAGCTTGAAATTAAAACTAAATTTGAAATTAATGAAGCACATTCTAGAGGTGGCATTCATTTCTAAAGTAATAAATTACTTGTATCAACCTTAGAGACAGCAGTTCCTGTCTGTCAATTAATATGTCTCATGCTTTTTCTACCCCTAATGCATTTCTTGACAGACAGCCTCACAATTTAAATtaagcacacattttttttttcttactcatTACATTTCTGATGCTGaacctttaataaacataaaGTAGAGAACTATCAATATAATTCCTACAATGAAAGAAATTTACATCAAttacaataaattaaaaaatgatttAGTTTTTTGTATGTGTCTTGAGTGTATAAAGAAAATGGCTTAAAAGCTTATAATCACTTTTTATTTTAAGTAATGTTGGTGCCGTTCTTGTAGGGCTGATTCATTTCTCTTTAACCCCTGGCACTCCAGATGGGCTTTCATCGCATTGGATTCTGGGTAATGCCTTTCTTTCTTTTATGTTTTACAGAAAGAATAAAAAAGGTTATTATCTGTATGGTAATAATTTTAACACTTTTTGTGTGTTGTTATACTAAAATGACCCAGAAAAAAAGAAACCAGGAAAAATTAAGTGTTTCAACTTTTATTGTTTGAAGCAGAACTGCGAGTCTGTTATCTATCGGttaatccatctatctatctatctatctatctatctatctatctatctatctatatgtctgtctataTAACTATCGatttatctattatctatctattgatctatctatctgccttttttatctgtctgtctgtctatctatttgtctgtctatctgtctacccacttatctatctatctatctatctatctatctatctatctatctatctatctatctatctatctatctgtctatataaCTATCTATTTATCTGttatctatctattgatctatCCATCTGCCTTTttaatctgtctgtctatctgtctatgtcTTTTTTATCGGTCTATTTATCTGTCTAtgtatctgtctgtctatttatctgtctatctgtctgtctatttatctgtctatctatttatctgtctgtctatctgtctgtctgtctatttgtctgtctgtctatttgtctgtctctctgtctatttatttatttatctgtctctctgtctatttctctgtctctctgtctatttctctgtctctctgtctattTCTCTGTCTATTTCTCTGTCtatttctctgtctctctgtctatttctctgtctctctgtctatttctctgtctgtctgtctatctgtctatttgtctgtctgtctgtctatttgtctgtctgtctatttctctgtctgtctgtctgtctatttctctgtctctctgtctattTCTCTGTCTatttctctgtctgtctgtctatttctctgtctctctgtctatttctctgtctgtctgtctatctgtctatttgtctgtctgtctatttgtctgtctgtctatttgtctgtctgtctatttctctgtctgtctgtctatttctctgtctgtctgtctggatatctatctatctatctatctatctatctatctatctatctatctatctatctatctatctatctatctatctatctatccactcACAG contains:
- the TSHZ3 gene encoding teashirt homolog 3; amino-acid sequence: MPRRKQQAPRRASAYVSDELKAAALDDDGEVEDSVADGEPSAKYACPETDFAKTSPGYQHSPAGEFSSHEMDSESHVSETSDRLTDFESSSIKNEEETKELLAPLEDSSVSDSLEQMKAVYNNFLSNSYWSNISLNLHQTTPEKNNASSGSSSSSSSSCGSGSFDWHQTAVAKTLQQVSQCRALPEPSLFSTVQLYRQSSKLYGSIFTGASKFRCKDCSAAYDTLVELTVHMNETGHYRDDNHANDNKNPRRWSKPRKRSLLEMEGKEDAQKVLKCMYCGHSFESLQDLSVHMIKTKHYQKVPLKEPVTPVAAKIVPASRKKLSLELELPSSPDSTGGTPKATILDSNDTLQKNSNPYITPNNRYGHQNGASYAWHFEARKSQILKCMECGSSHDTLQELTGHMMVTGHFIKVTNSALKKGKPVIESPITPNSVIDEKVQSVPLAATTFTPPPNNGASLSPKLTVEIKKEVDKDKVITDDKIKEKEKGNEEEEKFNVTSKYHYLTEHDLEESPKGGLDILKSLENTVTSAINKAQNGTPSWGGYPSIHAAYQLPNMMKLSLGSSGKSTSLKPMFGNNDVMSPSKNQPLIPSPSSQTSPVPKTNFHAMEELVKKVTEKVAKVEEKMKEPEERFSPIKRATPSPSGSEVSEPLKSDILNDIVFKSQQNSPAPPKDNCKESPTPEPEVNGKDHIKSIIGSLSSSTAIITDHPPEQPFVNPLSALQSVMNLHLGKAAKPSLPALDPMSMLFKMSNSLAEKAAIATPPIQAKKNDHLTDRYFYHVNNDQPIDLTKGKSDKNCSLASALLSSTSSSTASSSSTVTTAKTSAVVSFMSNSPLRENALSDISDMLKNLTESHTSKSSTPTSISEKSDIDGTTIEEPEENTPAQKRKGRQSNWNPQHLLILQAQFAASLRQTSEGKYVMSDLSPQERMHISRFTGLSMTTISHWLANVKYQLRRTGGTKFLKNLDTGHPVFFCNDCASQIRTPSTYISHLESHLGFRIRDLSKLSSEQIHNQLAHTKSPSEKLVASSPEEETGSTYQCKLCNRTFASKHAVKLHLSKTHGKSPEDHLLYVAEMEKQ